The Kribbella amoyensis genomic sequence TCGTGGACACTGGGCTCGGGCCGCCGATCGCGCCCCACACCCCGCCGATCGCGACGGCGACCACGACGGCCGCCGATCCGGCGACGAGGGCCTGCCGGCGCTTGCGGACCCGGCGGCGCGCCTCGGTCGCGAGACCACGGCTCCTGAGTCCGCGCGCGGCGTCCGCCTTGGTCTGGAACGCGTCCGCGATCCGGGGGCCGAACTCCTGCTCCGGCTCGTACTCGGGCTCAGGCATCGTCGGCTCCTTCCCGGCTCAACGTCTCCTTCAGGACCGCGAGCGCCCGGTGGACGTGGGATCTCGCGGTGGCTTCGGCACACTGCAGCAACGCGGCGATCTCGGCGTACGAGAGATCCTCGTAGAACCGCAGGACGACAGCCGCGCGCTGCCGGTCCGGGAGCGTCTTGCACAGCTCCCACACCGCCTCGGCGTCCGCGCGGGCGGCGGCGCCGTCCGGTACCGGCTGGGCGACCCGGGTCGGCTCCGCGGCCGGTGCCTCCCG encodes the following:
- a CDS encoding SigE family RNA polymerase sigma factor, whose product is MTTATAGGGVLDFEVFVAERADALLRFAYVLTGDSALAEDAVQDALTTACARWGRVSRADDPEAYVKRMVVNAHISWWRRFRRREAPAAEPTRVAQPVPDGAAARADAEAVWELCKTLPDRQRAAVVLRFYEDLSYAEIAALLQCAEATARSHVHRALAVLKETLSREGADDA